A stretch of the Streptomyces ortus genome encodes the following:
- a CDS encoding MFS transporter codes for MSREQRGPNEKLGTVLALAGISNAGLARRVNDLGAQRGLTLRYDKTSVARWVSKGMVPQGAAPHLIAAAIGQKLGRPVPLHEIGLADADPAPEVGLAFPRDVGQAVRSATDLYRLDLAGRRAGSGGIWQSLAGSFAVSAYATPASRWLITPADTSVARDAGPLEGSQAPLKVGHSDVLKLREAAEDARRWDSKYGGGDWRSSMVPECLRVEAAPLLLGSYSDEVGRSLFGASAELTRLAGWMAFDTGQQEAAQRYYIQALRLARAAADVPLGGYVLASMSLQATYRGFGDEGVDLAQAALERNRGLATARTMSFFRLVEARAHARAGDAHAAGGALRAAEGWLERARDGDQDPSWLGFYSYDRFAADAAECYRDLKAPRQVRRFTEQALSKPTEEFVRSHGLRLVVSAVAELESGNLDAACEQGVRAVEVAGRISSARTTEYVKDLLHRLEPYGDEPRVVELRERARPLLMAPA; via the coding sequence ATGTCCAGGGAGCAACGCGGGCCGAACGAAAAACTCGGCACCGTTCTCGCCCTCGCGGGAATCAGCAACGCAGGACTCGCGCGTCGCGTCAACGATCTTGGCGCCCAACGCGGGTTGACTCTTCGCTACGACAAGACGTCGGTGGCGCGCTGGGTGTCCAAGGGCATGGTGCCGCAAGGCGCCGCGCCCCACCTCATCGCCGCTGCCATCGGCCAGAAACTCGGCCGCCCGGTGCCGCTCCACGAGATCGGCCTGGCGGACGCGGACCCCGCGCCGGAGGTGGGCCTCGCCTTCCCCCGCGACGTAGGGCAGGCCGTGCGGTCGGCGACGGATCTGTACCGCCTCGACCTCGCCGGGCGCCGGGCCGGTTCCGGCGGCATCTGGCAGTCGCTCGCCGGCTCGTTCGCGGTGAGCGCGTACGCGACTCCCGCCTCCCGGTGGCTGATAACCCCGGCCGACACCTCGGTGGCACGGGACGCCGGCCCGCTGGAGGGTTCCCAGGCACCACTGAAAGTCGGCCACAGCGACGTGCTGAAGCTGCGGGAGGCCGCCGAGGACGCCAGGCGCTGGGACTCCAAATACGGAGGCGGCGACTGGCGTTCGTCCATGGTGCCGGAGTGCTTACGGGTGGAGGCGGCACCGCTGCTCCTGGGCTCGTACTCGGACGAGGTCGGCCGCTCCCTCTTCGGGGCGAGCGCCGAACTCACCCGGCTGGCCGGCTGGATGGCCTTCGACACGGGCCAGCAGGAAGCGGCACAGCGCTACTACATCCAGGCCCTGCGCCTGGCCCGCGCGGCGGCGGACGTCCCGCTCGGAGGTTACGTACTGGCCTCCATGTCCCTCCAGGCGACCTACCGCGGCTTCGGCGACGAGGGCGTGGACCTCGCGCAGGCCGCCCTCGAACGCAACCGGGGGCTGGCCACGGCCCGCACGATGAGCTTCTTCCGCCTGGTCGAGGCGCGGGCCCACGCCCGCGCGGGTGACGCCCACGCGGCCGGGGGCGCCCTGCGGGCGGCGGAGGGCTGGCTGGAGCGGGCCCGGGACGGCGACCAGGATCCGTCCTGGCTCGGCTTCTACTCGTACGACCGTTTCGCGGCCGACGCGGCGGAGTGCTACCGCGACCTGAAGGCTCCGCGCCAGGTCCGCCGATTCACCGAGCAGGCCCTGTCGAAGCCGACGGAGGAGTTCGTACGCTCGCACGGGCTGCGGCTGGTGGTGTCGGCGGTCGCCGAGCTCGAATCGGGCAATCTGGACGCGGCGTGCGAGCAGGGGGTGCGGGCGGTGGAGGTCGCCGGGCGCATTTCCTCGGCGCGCACGACCGAGTACGTGAAGGACCTCCTCCACCGGCTGGAGCCGTACGGGGACGAGCCGCGGGTCGTCGAGCTACGGGAACGGGCGCGGCCGCTGCTGATGGCACCGGCCTAG
- the lhgO gene encoding L-2-hydroxyglutarate oxidase produces the protein MVREIAYDCDVLVIGGGIVGLSTAYAITRAAPGTRVTVLEKEAGPARHQTGRNSGVIHSGIYYRPGSLKAQFAARGAAEMVKFCAEYDIPHAVTGKLIVATERDELPRLHALVQRGRENGIPVRELGAPQIEEYEPEVQGLAAIHVSTTGVCDYGAVARHLANASGARIRYGTKAAYIDRRPDLGVAVRTDDGTVVRARVLVNCAGLHCDEIARRTGDEPNMRIVPFRGEYYTLARPDLVRGLVYPVPDPAFPFLGVHLTRGIDGSVHVGPNAVPALAREGYDWRTVRPRELGSTLAWPGSWHIARRHWRYGTGELHRSLSKAAFTRAVRRLLPAITSDDLIPTPAGVRAQAVLRDGTLVDDFLIQEGPRTVHVLNAPSPAATASLPIGREVAQRALKTLAAA, from the coding sequence ATGGTGCGGGAGATCGCTTACGACTGTGACGTGCTGGTGATCGGCGGCGGGATCGTCGGTCTGTCGACGGCGTATGCGATCACGCGTGCCGCACCGGGCACCCGCGTGACGGTGCTGGAGAAGGAAGCCGGCCCCGCCCGACACCAGACCGGCCGCAACAGCGGAGTCATCCACAGCGGGATCTACTACCGCCCGGGCTCCCTGAAGGCACAGTTCGCGGCGCGCGGCGCGGCCGAGATGGTCAAGTTCTGCGCCGAGTACGACATCCCGCACGCGGTGACCGGCAAGCTGATCGTCGCCACCGAGCGGGACGAGCTCCCCCGCCTGCACGCCCTGGTCCAGCGAGGCCGGGAGAACGGCATTCCCGTACGGGAACTGGGCGCCCCCCAGATCGAGGAGTACGAACCCGAGGTACAGGGCCTCGCCGCGATCCACGTCTCCACCACCGGGGTGTGCGACTACGGCGCCGTGGCCCGGCACCTCGCGAACGCCTCCGGCGCCCGGATCCGGTACGGCACGAAGGCCGCGTACATCGACCGCCGCCCCGACCTCGGCGTGGCCGTCCGCACGGACGACGGCACGGTCGTCCGCGCCCGCGTCCTGGTCAACTGCGCCGGCCTCCACTGCGACGAGATCGCCCGCCGCACGGGCGACGAACCGAACATGCGGATCGTCCCCTTCCGCGGCGAGTACTACACCCTCGCCCGCCCCGACCTGGTCCGCGGCCTCGTCTACCCCGTGCCGGACCCCGCGTTCCCCTTCCTCGGGGTCCACCTCACGCGCGGCATCGACGGCAGCGTCCACGTCGGCCCGAACGCGGTTCCGGCCCTGGCCCGCGAGGGCTACGACTGGCGCACCGTCCGCCCCCGCGAACTGGGCTCGACCCTCGCCTGGCCCGGTTCCTGGCACATAGCCCGCCGCCACTGGCGCTACGGCACCGGCGAACTGCACCGCTCCCTGTCCAAGGCGGCCTTCACCCGAGCGGTCCGCCGCCTGCTGCCCGCCATCACCTCGGACGACCTGATCCCGACCCCCGCGGGCGTCCGCGCCCAGGCGGTCCTGCGCGACGGCACCCTGGTGGACGACTTCCTGATCCAGGAGGGCCCCCGCACGGTCCACGTACTGAACGCCCCCTCCCCCGCGGCCACGGCCTCCCTCCCCATCGGCCGAGAGGTGGCCCAGAGAGCCCTAAAAACCCTGGCAGCGGCCTGA
- the trmB gene encoding tRNA (guanosine(46)-N7)-methyltransferase TrmB — protein sequence MSDASRTPRPKSEPRFPDGPQPDPAGSHFERRIRSFQPRRSRVTQGQADALQRLWPKWGLDIDGQRTLDLAELFEADIPVVLEIGFGMGEATAEMAAADPDTGILAVDVHTPGQGNLLNLADRAGLSNIRVANGDAIILLREMLTPDSLAGLRVYFPDPWPKKRHHKRRLIQPEFLTLAASRLRPGALLHCATDWEPYAEVMLEVLSAHPDFENTRPTLPDAAGDHVTGYAPRPDFRPLTRFEAQGLDKGHVVNDLLFRRVPHGTNSGPDSPGT from the coding sequence GTGTCTGATGCATCCCGAACCCCCCGCCCGAAAAGCGAACCCCGCTTCCCCGACGGCCCCCAGCCCGACCCGGCAGGCTCGCACTTCGAGCGACGGATCCGCAGCTTCCAGCCCCGCCGCAGCCGCGTCACCCAGGGCCAGGCGGACGCGCTGCAGCGGCTCTGGCCCAAGTGGGGCCTGGACATCGACGGGCAGCGAACCCTCGACCTCGCCGAACTCTTCGAGGCCGACATCCCCGTCGTCCTGGAGATCGGCTTCGGCATGGGGGAGGCAACCGCCGAGATGGCCGCCGCGGACCCGGACACCGGCATCCTCGCCGTCGACGTCCACACCCCCGGCCAGGGCAACCTGCTGAACCTCGCGGACCGCGCCGGCCTGTCCAACATCCGCGTGGCCAACGGCGACGCGATCATCCTGCTCCGCGAGATGCTGACCCCGGACTCCCTCGCCGGCCTGCGCGTCTACTTCCCGGACCCCTGGCCCAAGAAGCGCCACCACAAGCGGCGCCTGATCCAGCCGGAGTTCCTCACGCTGGCCGCGTCCCGCCTGCGCCCCGGCGCGCTGCTGCACTGCGCGACGGACTGGGAGCCGTACGCCGAGGTGATGCTGGAAGTTCTCTCCGCCCACCCGGATTTCGAGAACACCCGACCCACACTCCCCGACGCCGCCGGCGACCACGTCACCGGCTACGCGCCGCGCCCCGACTTCCGCCCGCTGACCCGTTTCGAGGCGCAGGGCCTGGACAAGGGCCACGTGGTGAACGATCTCCTGTTCCGCCGCGTACCGCATGGCACGAACAGCGGTCCGGACAGCCCGGGCACCTGA
- a CDS encoding PrsW family intramembrane metalloprotease: MATSPPPPTPPGLPAEAARRHAHWWQRTWVRYAALTTLLALSGLVILALVRKQTGTEGFLVGLGLAVFPVPLLVAAFRWLDRVDPGPWRNLLFSFAWGACAAALIAIVANSFATQWIATATADPSHADTLGATVIAPVVEESAKAAAVLLVFLFRRRDFTGIVDGVVIAGVTATGFAFTENILYLGTAFGTDRLSGDTGLFSVTAATFFVRVIMSPFAHPLFTVLTGIGFGIAARSADRQQVRRVLLPLVGLLLAMGMHAMWNGSSAFGEYGFFAVYAAFMVPSFGLLTWLAVWTRQRELGTVRTELPSYAMAGWLAAPEPFVLGSMKARRLAREYATHHGGRDAGRAVAEYEAYATSLAFLRHRGRRGRAGADFAVRERELLNELWARREPARPALAYAARATAPAPAPWPAPGYGYPPPYPAYNPYRS; this comes from the coding sequence ATGGCCACCAGTCCCCCACCCCCGACACCCCCCGGCCTCCCCGCCGAGGCCGCCCGTCGGCACGCGCACTGGTGGCAGCGCACGTGGGTGCGCTACGCCGCGCTGACCACCCTGCTCGCCCTGTCGGGCCTGGTCATCCTGGCCCTCGTCCGCAAACAGACCGGCACCGAGGGCTTCCTGGTGGGCCTCGGCCTCGCCGTCTTCCCCGTCCCCCTGCTCGTCGCGGCGTTCCGCTGGCTGGACAGGGTCGATCCGGGCCCCTGGAGAAACCTGCTCTTCTCCTTCGCGTGGGGCGCCTGCGCGGCGGCGCTGATAGCCATCGTCGCGAACAGTTTCGCGACGCAGTGGATAGCGACGGCGACCGCGGACCCGTCCCACGCGGACACCCTCGGCGCGACGGTGATAGCGCCGGTCGTCGAGGAGTCGGCGAAGGCGGCGGCGGTCCTGCTCGTCTTCCTGTTCCGCAGACGGGACTTCACGGGGATAGTCGACGGCGTGGTGATAGCGGGCGTCACGGCGACCGGTTTCGCGTTCACCGAGAACATCCTCTACCTGGGCACGGCCTTCGGCACGGACCGGCTCAGCGGCGACACCGGCCTTTTCTCCGTCACCGCGGCGACCTTCTTCGTACGCGTGATCATGTCGCCGTTCGCGCACCCGCTGTTCACCGTGCTGACGGGCATCGGCTTCGGCATCGCGGCGCGCTCGGCGGACCGCCAGCAGGTGCGCCGCGTACTTCTGCCCCTCGTCGGGCTGCTGCTCGCGATGGGCATGCACGCGATGTGGAACGGCTCGTCGGCCTTCGGCGAGTACGGCTTCTTCGCGGTCTACGCGGCCTTCATGGTCCCGTCCTTCGGGCTGCTCACCTGGCTGGCCGTCTGGACGCGCCAGCGCGAACTGGGCACGGTCCGCACGGAGCTGCCCTCGTACGCCATGGCCGGGTGGCTGGCCGCACCCGAGCCGTTCGTCCTGGGCTCGATGAAGGCGCGCCGGCTGGCCCGGGAGTACGCGACGCATCACGGCGGTCGGGACGCGGGGCGGGCGGTGGCGGAGTACGAGGCGTACGCGACGTCGCTGGCGTTTCTGCGCCATCGGGGGCGCCGGGGCCGGGCAGGTGCCGACTTCGCCGTACGGGAGCGTGAGTTGCTGAACGAGCTGTGGGCGCGGCGGGAGCCGGCTCGCCCGGCGCTGGCGTACGCGGCGCGGGCGACGGCACCGGCTCCGGCGCCGTGGCCCGCGCCGGGGTACGGGTACCCGCCGCCGTACCCGGCGTACAACCCCTACAGGTCCTGA
- a CDS encoding M23 family metallopeptidase, which yields MAFNRPAPTPSFIPDEVTGETSGGKKPDTFAFGARRDDEPFEPWNPSAETVLPVRGKHRVSKQRGGGLARSSTVLGVGVIAAVGAGGMASAQTGKPPVSISIPDLPNVGSLISDDDAAPEGSSKALTAAGLTEADAEEGNADAGEALRSRIMLQAELQQDQVDREAQAVAEAAAAKKAATLAAKEQDAAKAKAAAAKAKKEKEAEAKVEAARLATLAKQFTLPTSSYTITSTFGQSGSLWSSGQHTGLDFAAPTGTPIKAVHSGTITEAGWSGSYGYRTVLTLDDGTELWYAHQSSIGVSVGQKVSTGDVIGRVGATGNVTGAHLHLEVHTAGGSGIDPMTWLRGKGLNP from the coding sequence GTGGCGTTCAACAGGCCTGCCCCCACACCGTCGTTCATACCGGACGAGGTGACGGGAGAGACCTCGGGCGGCAAGAAGCCCGACACCTTCGCCTTCGGCGCCCGCAGGGACGACGAGCCCTTCGAGCCCTGGAACCCCAGCGCCGAGACCGTCCTTCCCGTCCGGGGCAAGCACCGCGTCTCCAAGCAGCGTGGCGGGGGACTCGCCCGCAGCTCCACCGTTCTCGGCGTCGGTGTCATCGCCGCCGTCGGCGCGGGCGGCATGGCCTCCGCGCAGACCGGCAAGCCGCCGGTGTCGATCTCGATCCCCGACCTGCCGAACGTCGGCTCGCTGATCTCCGACGACGACGCGGCCCCCGAGGGTTCCAGCAAGGCGCTCACCGCCGCGGGACTCACCGAGGCCGACGCCGAGGAGGGCAACGCCGACGCCGGCGAGGCCCTGCGCTCGCGCATCATGCTCCAGGCCGAACTCCAGCAGGACCAGGTCGACCGCGAGGCCCAGGCCGTCGCCGAGGCCGCCGCCGCGAAGAAGGCCGCCACGCTCGCGGCCAAGGAGCAGGACGCGGCGAAGGCCAAGGCCGCCGCCGCGAAGGCGAAGAAGGAGAAGGAGGCCGAGGCGAAGGTCGAGGCCGCGCGCCTCGCCACGCTCGCCAAGCAGTTCACACTGCCCACCTCCTCGTACACGATCACCTCCACCTTCGGGCAGTCCGGCTCGCTGTGGTCCTCCGGTCAGCACACGGGTCTGGACTTCGCCGCTCCCACGGGTACCCCGATCAAGGCCGTTCACAGCGGCACGATCACCGAGGCGGGCTGGAGCGGTTCGTACGGCTACCGCACGGTCCTCACGCTCGACGACGGTACGGAGCTCTGGTACGCCCACCAGTCGTCGATCGGCGTCAGCGTCGGGCAGAAGGTCAGCACGGGCGATGTCATCGGGCGCGTGGGTGCCACCGGCAACGTCACCGGGGCGCACCTCCACCTGGAGGTCCACACGGCCGGCGGCAGCGGGATCGACCCGATGACGTGGCTGCGCGGCAAGGGCCTCAACCCGTAA